A single region of the Labeo rohita strain BAU-BD-2019 chromosome 3, IGBB_LRoh.1.0, whole genome shotgun sequence genome encodes:
- the LOC127162735 gene encoding interferon-induced very large GTPase 1 yields HQYNRKILQKKKKMNEVMNNLFYKLHLEGRDQNKLRPADVLLVTEHSLQSHKSCAEEQLIQTFIQKLLMMDYRARHIKTEETNKQHHKQQIDPSEKMSENSYDFFERMSFSNRVTSQSELIHPMDVQMAVFHCADGLLKQLMVTKLSQCQYALPLLVPDPFARQIEFPLWTFRQINKSWKTRNANNETISQIQPIYKAKTPMVSFFRFGSVSSSKSHLMNSLINDKHNTFFHRNCPGSSRTRVLMDGVVEITWFCPSGTNDDKFTDCVAFCNLHGDAGDHEKQLQILTEMASVNVVILPQLQRNDRNTTIIENLYKDSKPLICLFTEDESTMFEMETRKYKIGLKDRNQSDVSEELRGAINDCLSQSFSTFRLEDVSKHSDIRVDEEDDDACRRGREAAQQMMSLLQKKDLTEIKESFLPHQGKLWHQWCQKNKELHRPKADKIEMDISRKQIEMKIIREQQHESDISEFMKLFIKQMNSHDKHEKMFFLNWLRILLDKYTSADLYALYHKYDEKWSLVVQLKENCDYESDHLKAEQTELEKISEEIQAAAFGLEHLIREIGQIYESCSSVKKNKKDLQFDFSSLTSLAAEMMISGFPLELMDGDAAHVPVIWISAVLDQLIQKLGNQRVFVLSVLGIQSSGKSTMLNAMFGLQFAVSASRCTKGAFMQLVKVSDEMKKQLNLDYILAVDTEGLHAPELAGKSTRHHDNEMATFVVGLGNLTLINIFGENPSEMQDILQIVVQAFLRMKKVRLNPSCVFVHQNVSDVTAGEKNMEGRRRLQKTLDEMTKLAAKDEAYDAECFSDVIRFDVHKDVKYFAQLWEGSPPMAPPNPNYCENIEELKKTIMSHASKSHGMMLKDLKDHIKDLSEALLNEQFLFSFRNTLEISAYRKLETEYSKWSWSLCSAMMETENKLHNKIENEAIHEVEETDLHKIKKTSEEVKKIMSDFFEKYTGADILIQWKTSFEIKIKELQENIVRETKRKLNEILQQRELKKKIDDQKTHHENTLYEKSKELALKFKDKTNDEETLKKEFDLFWEQSVKMIIRDTPAIKDTDIMRDAREMLSNIDEGHLSVDHCSEYNDIFSVTSYSEYIIYKQWSKNDIMEAANDPCATVKELSETQIGKLVTDVVQRTDKMIKSFNISKMGYNSSYIKQLIDYIKARVTEHQEGRVKYVLKNEFFRDLVLSICMRANKMITDQHRMFREANDPVIYVEKKREEYYSIFQKYCHGATSAVIFGEIICQKLKEPIEQSVYKKTARDLTDEMRSNCESLNGNRSNLEKHILKTLVEEEDFDKYMNYIHNPRDHFKSFIRDEVSRYITDKFSVSVLPKMKENIELLQQKIMKAAHESTEHVQVNSGEVGLWLKSFTQQLSDELIFSEKVFSGFKHDDVDDFNLLENVIKQELTAITGISSRFSTETFPANLDYKFRPDELLIDHFCQCCWIQCPFCKATCTNTIENHHGDHSAPFHRITGLKGMKYRNTTNLSISICTSAVVSDRPFYPNDSDETVLWREYRTAGGIYANWSITPDLSELPYWKWFVCTFQKDLEKHYTALFEECGRIPDEWKNYSKQKALESLDQYI; encoded by the coding sequence CATCAATACAACAggaaaatactacaaaaaaaaaaaaaaatgaatgaagttATGAATAATCTGTTTTACAAACTTCACCTTGAAGGCAGGGACCAAAATAAACTGAGACCAGCAGATGTTCTTCTGGTAACTGAACATTCATTACAGTCCCATAAATCTTGTGCTGAAGAGCAATTGATTCAGACTTTCATACAAAAACTACTGATGATGGACTACAGAGCAAGACACATTAAAACTGAAGAGACCAATAAACAGCATCACAAACAACAAATAGACCCATCTGAGAAAATGAGTGAAAATTCGTatgatttttttgaaagaatgtCTTTTTCTAACAGAGTAACAAGCCAATCTGAGCTAATCCACCCGATGGATGTTCAGATGGCCGTGTTTCATTGTGCTGATGGTTTACTGAAGCAGCTGATGGTGACTAAACTGTCCCAGTGTCAGTACGCTCTGCCTCTGCTTGTTCCTGATCCATTCGCACGACAGATTGAGTTTCCTCTCTGGACATTCAGACAAATCAACAAGAGCTGGAAGACAAGAAATGCCAACAATGAAACCATCAGTCAAATCCAGCCTATTTACAAGGCAAAAACTCCCATGGTGTCTTTCTTCAGGTTTGGCTCTGTGTCTTCATCCAAGTCTCATCTGATGAACAGTCTGATCAATGACAAACACAACACTTTCTTCCACAGGAACTGTCCAGGCAGCAGCAGAACCAGAGTCCTGATGGATGGAGTGGTGGAGATCACCTGGTTCTGCCCCTCTGGAACAAATGATGATAAATTCACTGACTGTGTTGCGTTCTGTAATCTACACGGTGATGCAGGAGACCATGAGAAACAGCTGCAGATCCTCACTGAAATGGCCTCAGTCAATGTTGTTATTCTACCACAACTTCAGAGGAATGACAGAAACACAACAATAATTGAAAACCTATACAAAGACTCAAAGCCACTCATTTGTCTTTTTACTGAAGATGAATCGACTATGTTTGAGATGGAAACAAGAAAATATAAGATTGGTTTGAAAGACAGAAATCAGTCAGATGTATCTGAAGAACTCAGAGGAGCTATAAATGATTGTCTCTCTCAATCATTTTCCACTTTCAGACTTGAAGATGTGTCCAAACACTCAGACATCAGAGTAGATGAGGAAGATGATGATGCCTGCAGGAGAGGAAGAGAAGCAGCACAGCAGATGATGAGTTTACTGCAGAAGAAAGATCTGACTGAAATCAAAGAATCATTTCTGCCTCATCAGGGGAAACTGTGGCATCAGTGGTGCCAGAAGAACAAAGAGCTACATCGACCTAAAGCAGATAAGATAGAAATGGACATCAGTagaaaacaaatagaaatgAAGATAATTCGTGAACAGCAGCATGAATCTGACATCAGTGAGTTTATGAAGCTATTCATTAAACAAATGAACTCACATGATAAACATGAGAAGATGTTTTTCCTTAATTGGCTCAGAATTCTTCTGGATAAATATACCTCAGCTGACCTTTATGCTCTATATcataaatatgatgaaaaatgGTCATTGGTTGTACAACTGAAAGAAAATTGTGATTATGAATCTGATCATCTTAAAGCTGAACAAACTGAACTTGAGAAAATATCTGAGGAAATTCAGGCTGCAGCCTTTGGTTTGGAGCACCTCATAAGGGAGATCGGTCAGATCTATGAATCATGTTCATCTGTGAAGAAGAACAAGAAAGACCTGCAGTTTGACTTCTCTTCTCTCACGAGTCTTGCAGCAGAGATGATGATCTCTGGATTTCCACTGGAGCTAATGGATGGAGATGCTGCTCATGTTCCTGTGATCTGGATCTCTGCTGTTCTAGATCAACTCATCCAGAAACTGGGAAACCAGAGAGTCTTTGTGCTGTCAGTTTTAGGGATCCAGAGCTCTGGGAAATCCACCATGCTGAATGCCATGTTTGGACTCCAGTTTGCTGTCAGTGCTAGCAGGTGCACCAAAGGAGCTTTTATGCAGCTGGTCAAAGTGTCAGATGAGATGAAAAAACAACTGAACCTTGACTATATTCTGGCTGTTGACACTGAGGGGCTTCATGCTCCAGAACTGGCTGGAAAATCAACAAGACATCATGACAATGAAATGGCAACATTTGTTGTAGGTCTTGGAAATTTGACATTGATCAATATCTTTGGAGAAAATCCATCTGAGATGCAGGACATTCTTCAGATTGTTGTTCAGGCTTTCCTGAGGATGAAGAAGGTCAGACTGAATCctagctgtgtgtttgtgcatcaaAACGTTTCAGACGTCACGGCTGGAGAGAAAAACATGGAGGGAAGGAGACGACTGCAGAAGACACTGGATGAGATGACAAAACTCGCTGCTAAAGATGAAGCCTATGATGCAGAATGTTTCAGCGATGTCATTAGATTTGATGTTCATAAAGATGTGAAGTATTTTGCTCAGCTCTGGGAGGGCAGCCCACCAATGGCACCACCAAACCCAAACTACTGTGAGAATATTGAAGAACTAAAGAAAACGATTATGTCTCATGCCTCAAAATCACATGGAATGATGCTGAAAGACTTAAAAGATCACATTAAAGATCTCTCGGAGGCTTTATTGAATGAACAATTTCTCTTCAGCTTCAGAAATACTCTGGAGATTTCAGCCTACAGAAAACTGGAGACTGAATACAGCAAGTGGTCCTGGAGTCTTTGCAGTGCCATGATGGAAACTGAGAACAAACTACacaacaaaatagaaaatgaagCAATTCATGAGGTTGAGGAAACTGATCTTCATAAGATCAAGAAGACAAGTgaagaagtaaaaaaaataatgtcagaTTTCTTTGAGAAATACACTGGTGCAGATATACTGATTCAGTGGAAAACatcatttgaaatcaaaatcaaaGAGCTTCAGGAAAACATTGTGAGAGAAACAAAGAGGAAATTAAATGAGATTCTTCAGCAGCGAGAACTGAAGAAAAAGATTGATGATCAAAAGACacatcatgaaaacactctcTATGAAAAGAGCAAAGAACTTGCCTTAAAAttcaaagacaaaacaaatgatgaagaaacactgaagaaagagtttgatttgttttgggaACAGAGTGTGAAGATGATCATCAGAGACACTCCTGCAATTAAAGACACTGACATAATGAGAGATGCAAGAGAGATGCTTAGTAACATTGATGAAGGACATCTCAGTGTTGACCACTGCAGTGAGTACAATGATATTTTCTCTGTGACAAGTTATTCTGAATATATCATTTACAAACAGTGGTCAAAAAATGATATTATGGAGGCTGCAAATGATCCTTGTGCAACAGTAAAAGAATTATCtgaaacccaaataggaaaatTAGTCACAGATGTTGTTCAGCGGACAGACAAAATGATTAAGTCGTTTAACATTTCAAAGATGGGCTACAACAGCAGCTACATTAAACAACTCATAGATTATATAAAGGCAAGAGTAACAGAACATCAGGAAGGACGAGTGAAATATGTGCTCAAGAATGAATTCTTCAGGGATTTGGTTCTTTCCATCTGTATGAGAGCAAACAAGATGATCACTGACCAACACAGGATGTTTAGAGAAGCCAATGATCCTGTAATATATGTTGAGAAGAAGAGAGAAGAGTACTATAGTATTTTCCAGAAATACTGCCATGGAGCAACATCAGCTGTTATTTTTGGTGAGATCATCTGTCAGAAACTTAAAGAGCCCATTGAGCAGAGTGTCTACAAGAAGACTGCCAGAGATCTGACAGATGAAATGAGATCAAACTGTGAATCACTGAATGGAAACAGATCAAATCTGGAGAAACACATCCTGAAGACACTGGTAGAAGAGGAGGATTTTGACAAATATATGAACTACATTCATAATCCAAGAGATCACTTCAAGAGTTTCATCAGAGATGAAGTCAGTCGGTACATCACTGATAAGTTCAGTGTCAGTGTTTTACCCAAGATGAAGGAAAACATTGAACTCCTGCAGCAGAAGATCATGAAAGCAGCACATGAATCTACTGAACACGTTCAAGTCAACAGTGGAGAAGTTGGTTTGTGGTTGAAGAGTTTCACACAACAGCTCTCAGATGAGCTGATCTTCTCTGAAAAAGTCTTCAGTGGGTTCAAACATGATGATGTTGATGATTTTAACCTCCTAGAAAATGTGATAAAACAAGAACTTACTGCTATAACTGGCATCAGCAGTAGATTCAGCACAGAGACATTTCCAGCAAATCTAGATTATAAATTCAGGCCAGATGAGCTTCTGATTGATCACTTCTGTCAGTGCTGTTGGATTCAGTGTCCATTCTGTAAAGCCACCTGTACCAACACCATAGAAAACCATCACGGAGATCACAGTGCTCCTTTCCATCGTATTACTGGACTAAAAGGGATGAAGTACAGGAATACAACAAACTTGTCTATAAGCATCTGCACATCAGCAGTAGTAAGTGATCGACCTTTTTATCCCAATGACTCAGATGAAACAGTCCTCTGGAGAGAGTACAGAACAGCAGGAGGCATTTATGCAAACTGGAGCATCACCCCTGATCTCTCTGAGCTGCCCTACTGGAAGTGGTTTGTGTGCACATTTCAGAAAGATCTAGAAAAGCACTACACTGCATTGTTTGAGGAGTGTGGTCGTATACCAGATGAATGGAAAAATTACTCAAAACAAAAAGCTCTTGAGAGTTTGGATCAATACATTTAA